In the Leptospira sp. WS4.C2 genome, one interval contains:
- a CDS encoding helix-turn-helix transcriptional regulator, translating to MDTRKVRILFLAFYVLSLIVWIAEEIFTLTNPPEYFDRFRIVIATVESFIAISSFLVVFILYKELKAEAVENVQAKSQIHDLKRTNRILKNPELGFWAEAKAQMEEWNLSEAETEIAILLLRGFSQKQIAAVRKKSLRTIENQTASIYEKSSMRGKLEFISYFLTPLLPEED from the coding sequence ATGGACACTCGCAAGGTACGAATTCTTTTTTTAGCTTTTTACGTTTTATCTCTGATTGTTTGGATCGCTGAAGAAATTTTCACCCTTACCAACCCGCCCGAGTATTTTGATCGATTTAGAATCGTTATTGCCACTGTAGAGTCATTCATTGCCATCTCTTCGTTTCTTGTTGTCTTTATTCTTTACAAAGAATTGAAAGCAGAGGCTGTTGAAAACGTACAAGCAAAGTCACAAATTCATGATCTGAAACGAACCAATCGGATCTTAAAAAATCCAGAACTAGGTTTTTGGGCAGAGGCAAAGGCGCAAATGGAAGAGTGGAACCTTTCAGAAGCAGAAACGGAAATCGCCATTCTTTTGCTACGTGGTTTCTCTCAAAAACAAATTGCTGCAGTTCGTAAAAAAAGTCTTCGGACCATCGAAAATCAAACCGCATCCATATACGAAAAATCCTCTATGAGAGGCAAATTGGAATTTATTTCTTACTTTTTAACTCCTCTACTACCCGAGGAAGATTAA
- a CDS encoding adenylate/guanylate cyclase domain-containing protein, with the protein MKKRVILLFLFGIFFGLSGCAEVNRNKPIAKEGKLDLSSWDFKRDGNITLDGEWEFYWKQTKKGIQIDTELGREPKYIYQTIPSNWKGVDWFGEPLGGFGYATYKLKVFFPENTPNLAFHNLDLSSAYRLYINGKLVVEQGSFGINPNYFEPSYKSVLMDLDSFSGETEIVYEISNFHYSKGGFWESMELGERRTLYDKVNRSYQITSFLAGSIFLWALYHLGLFVMRRQDKASLFISLFSLLIVMRLLTIGERNILNIFPDMSMDFLIRLEFATIYIATIVFAYFYRLVFPNTVGQKTMWVLGILITPFLASLFLPVAIFSAQIHFFQIFLILVCIRITIAIIMAYRSDTVGAGLSLIGFSFVFGTVVHDILYQNNVINTMNLTPFGFLGFILFQGYILSYGFTRAYLSIEKLKERLEVSNKELNILKEGLEDIVVERTHELENSKANIERLNEFAKTLNTSLELNSILTKAFDYLNDEVFCDSMILLLVDAENSKLKYHKSVVSPNSGLALESKLKGVSFPLDPSAGLFYHVYKRNRPFRFAKVWESRLTESNQKFVQLIGKHPGMIIPLSSQGKVIAMLAIFSEQRGTSFSKSQLQLVENTAENIATAVTNSILVEEMNREKFIAENARMQMENAKNEVVKLNEFTKKINSESSLSQIIEEMFNYILKTFEIEATLLQLIDRKKNELYTYNTTIPTYATEEQLLFAKSFRVPLNEKGGIIYKTYLRKRALFVPKPPKRYESELDEQIFSKLSLTSFVAVPLVVQNEVIGMAYFTSYQKPMEVTREVLRRISGFCDQIAGAIQNSLLLQLTEEERKKSERAKAEIQKMNEFAKNVNSQNNLENILAEIFGFIRKNYKIEHCVLYFLDKEYNEFRYLNHSGFDLLIDENINYFKSLRFPLREESGFIYKCYQRKRHFYMKHVPKTMPFVIDKQITEKSGMKGFLISPLVNNDEVVAMAVYGISDENIQLTTDEVNSIVGVSEHIASAINNHFLLKKIEEEKQRSDSLLLNILPKNVAEELQKKGRVNPVEFENVTLLMTSFPGFSQITGQLTPEELIEGLDLYFSRFDEIIKAQGMEKLRMTGDMYLAAGGLPVGNFTHAVDACLAALQIKNEVIRMMEDFRDIPFRPNGITIAIHSGPVVAGVIGKSKFSYDVWGKTVTQTQAIRRGGVGVPINISSETMEKVKRLFHIDNQRQINTYEGDQFPIYELLSLKPDLSDDTGFLPNEKFARLYTQQKRGAKILIK; encoded by the coding sequence ATGAAGAAAAGAGTCATTTTATTATTCCTATTCGGCATTTTCTTTGGATTATCTGGCTGCGCGGAAGTCAATCGAAACAAACCAATCGCCAAGGAAGGGAAATTAGATTTATCCTCATGGGATTTCAAAAGAGATGGAAACATCACTCTTGATGGAGAATGGGAATTTTATTGGAAACAAACTAAGAAAGGAATCCAAATTGATACGGAACTCGGAAGAGAACCTAAGTACATCTACCAAACTATACCTTCTAATTGGAAAGGAGTCGATTGGTTTGGTGAACCCTTAGGTGGATTTGGTTATGCGACATATAAGCTAAAGGTCTTTTTTCCGGAAAATACCCCTAACTTAGCCTTCCACAATCTTGATCTATCCTCGGCGTACAGACTGTACATCAACGGCAAACTAGTTGTAGAACAGGGTAGTTTCGGAATTAACCCTAACTACTTTGAGCCATCTTACAAATCAGTTCTTATGGATTTAGATTCATTTTCTGGAGAAACTGAAATTGTGTACGAAATTTCTAATTTCCACTACTCGAAAGGTGGATTTTGGGAAAGTATGGAGCTAGGCGAAAGACGAACGTTATACGACAAAGTAAACCGTAGTTACCAAATCACCTCTTTTCTTGCCGGTAGTATTTTTCTTTGGGCCTTGTATCATTTGGGTTTGTTTGTTATGCGTAGGCAAGACAAAGCCAGTCTATTCATATCTCTTTTCAGCTTACTTATTGTTATGCGCCTTCTTACGATTGGCGAAAGAAATATCCTCAATATCTTTCCTGATATGTCGATGGATTTTCTCATTCGATTGGAATTTGCAACTATCTACATAGCTACCATAGTTTTTGCCTACTTTTACCGTCTGGTATTTCCAAATACCGTAGGTCAGAAAACAATGTGGGTGCTTGGGATCCTCATCACACCGTTTCTTGCTTCGCTATTTTTACCTGTTGCCATCTTCAGTGCCCAAATCCATTTTTTCCAAATCTTTTTAATATTGGTCTGCATTAGGATCACCATTGCCATTATTATGGCTTACCGTTCTGATACAGTGGGTGCAGGTCTTTCACTCATTGGTTTTAGTTTTGTTTTTGGAACTGTTGTCCATGATATCCTATACCAAAACAATGTAATCAACACAATGAACTTAACTCCGTTTGGTTTTTTGGGCTTTATTTTGTTCCAAGGATACATTCTTTCTTATGGATTCACGAGAGCCTATCTCTCCATCGAAAAACTTAAAGAAAGATTAGAAGTTTCAAATAAAGAACTAAACATCTTAAAAGAAGGACTAGAAGACATTGTTGTTGAAAGAACTCATGAACTAGAAAATTCCAAAGCAAACATCGAAAGGCTAAATGAATTTGCGAAAACATTAAACACCTCTCTTGAACTTAACAGCATACTTACCAAGGCATTTGATTATTTAAATGATGAGGTATTCTGCGATTCGATGATTTTACTTTTAGTAGATGCTGAAAATTCAAAACTAAAGTATCATAAATCGGTAGTTTCTCCTAACTCTGGATTGGCGTTAGAATCCAAGTTAAAAGGAGTAAGTTTCCCACTGGATCCAAGTGCTGGACTTTTTTATCATGTATACAAAAGGAATCGCCCTTTTCGATTTGCAAAAGTTTGGGAGTCGCGCCTCACCGAATCAAACCAAAAATTTGTCCAATTGATTGGAAAACATCCCGGTATGATCATTCCACTTAGCTCACAAGGGAAAGTCATCGCAATGTTAGCAATTTTTAGCGAACAAAGAGGAACAAGTTTTTCAAAATCACAACTTCAGTTAGTCGAAAACACAGCGGAAAACATCGCAACTGCCGTAACAAATTCCATTCTCGTAGAAGAAATGAATCGCGAAAAATTCATTGCCGAAAATGCGAGAATGCAAATGGAAAATGCCAAAAACGAGGTGGTGAAACTAAACGAATTCACAAAAAAAATCAATTCGGAATCTAGTCTTTCGCAAATCATCGAAGAGATGTTTAATTACATTCTAAAAACATTTGAAATCGAAGCCACTCTCCTCCAACTCATAGACAGAAAGAAAAACGAATTATACACTTACAACACAACTATTCCCACTTATGCGACAGAAGAGCAGTTGTTATTCGCAAAGTCTTTCAGGGTTCCATTAAACGAAAAAGGAGGGATCATATACAAGACTTATCTAAGAAAACGAGCCTTATTTGTTCCCAAACCTCCCAAACGATACGAATCCGAGTTAGATGAACAAATTTTTTCGAAACTTAGCCTCACATCCTTTGTCGCTGTGCCACTTGTGGTGCAAAATGAAGTAATTGGTATGGCTTATTTTACCTCCTACCAAAAGCCGATGGAAGTCACAAGGGAAGTACTCCGAAGGATTTCTGGATTTTGTGACCAAATTGCTGGTGCCATCCAAAACTCGTTATTATTACAACTCACCGAAGAAGAACGTAAAAAATCAGAACGAGCCAAAGCGGAAATCCAAAAAATGAATGAGTTTGCAAAAAACGTAAACTCTCAAAATAACTTAGAAAATATCCTTGCGGAAATTTTTGGATTCATTCGAAAGAACTACAAAATAGAACATTGTGTCTTATATTTTTTGGACAAAGAATACAATGAATTCAGATACTTAAACCACTCCGGCTTTGATCTGTTAATCGACGAAAATATAAATTATTTTAAATCTCTTCGTTTTCCTCTCAGAGAAGAAAGTGGATTCATATATAAATGTTACCAAAGAAAACGACATTTTTATATGAAACATGTTCCGAAAACAATGCCATTTGTTATCGACAAACAAATCACAGAAAAATCGGGAATGAAAGGATTTCTAATCTCACCTCTTGTCAACAATGATGAAGTTGTTGCAATGGCCGTTTATGGAATTAGTGATGAAAATATCCAGCTGACCACCGATGAAGTCAATTCCATAGTTGGCGTTTCTGAACACATTGCCAGTGCCATTAACAACCACTTTTTACTGAAAAAAATTGAAGAAGAAAAACAAAGATCCGATTCTCTCTTACTGAATATCCTCCCAAAAAACGTGGCCGAGGAATTACAAAAAAAAGGCAGAGTCAATCCAGTCGAATTTGAAAATGTAACATTGCTTATGACCAGTTTTCCTGGATTTTCACAAATCACTGGACAACTGACTCCAGAAGAACTCATCGAAGGATTAGATTTATATTTTTCTCGCTTTGATGAAATCATCAAAGCCCAAGGTATGGAAAAACTTCGGATGACTGGGGATATGTATCTGGCAGCGGGAGGACTTCCAGTTGGAAACTTTACTCATGCAGTGGATGCCTGTCTTGCCGCCTTACAGATCAAAAACGAAGTGATTCGAATGATGGAAGACTTTAGAGATATTCCATTCCGGCCCAATGGAATTACGATTGCCATTCATTCAGGCCCAGTAGTGGCAGGAGTCATCGGCAAATCAAAGTTTAGTTATGATGTTTGGGGCAAAACAGTCACACAAACCCAAGCCATCCGACGTGGTGGTGTGGGTGTTCCTATCAATATTTCATCAGAAACAATGGAAAAAGTAAAACGTCTCTTCCATATAGACAACCAACGCCAAATCAACACATACGAAGGTGACCAATTTCCGATTTATGAATTGTTATCTTTAAAACCCGATTTGTCAGATGATACAGGATTTTTACCTAATGAAAAATTTGCAAGGTTGTACACGCAACAGAAACGCGGAGCAAAAATTCTAATCAAATGA
- a CDS encoding peptidoglycan DD-metalloendopeptidase family protein yields MKNQRTLLTSIFLLFCYYPIASQTTLEERDKQRQSGLVTANQKKQEEILQKYNDFVNRVQNKFPGLKISSSPIDLKQAEGISDHNAAPGSKEKKSKSLTAIAAESFFLQLEPMSNPSARSATKVKKGDSLEVVMVLKQDVTAKKEGPHWVLVRTKSKQEGYITQDLLSPNKPAVKSRNTEGLSLDLSSLSGRVSEASNTSYSESKKGKDMWVEASSLNMRGEPDVNAYVVARLPKAIKVKIESSTVAEETIDGITSNWHQISSAYGNGWVFGGYLSSSEVVSYDVQPGEISYPQENPDELKNGEKRYVRSTSLRMRDEPNDYGSVVTTIVGDEKIKIIDTKKEIETIGGVRSKWIYVSWNDEWEGWVFGGFVSKERGPLVENDDISKYFQIPVDNDRYVSSNFGTRVDPVTGKVGAFHSGIDLPASIGTPIKAVSDGKVWRTITTSGGYGMLTILSHKNNIFTYYAHQNERQVKEGDSVRSGDIIGQVGNTGKSTGPHLHFEVRKGPDQQALDPDAYLPK; encoded by the coding sequence ATGAAAAATCAGAGAACCCTTCTAACGTCTATTTTTCTTCTGTTTTGTTACTACCCTATAGCTTCTCAAACCACTCTGGAAGAAAGGGACAAACAAAGACAATCGGGCCTTGTGACTGCGAACCAAAAGAAACAGGAAGAAATTTTACAAAAGTACAATGACTTTGTGAATCGAGTACAAAACAAATTCCCAGGACTCAAAATTTCCTCATCCCCTATCGACTTAAAACAGGCAGAGGGAATTTCGGATCATAATGCAGCACCTGGTTCGAAAGAGAAAAAATCAAAATCTCTTACAGCAATCGCCGCCGAAAGTTTTTTTCTCCAACTAGAACCAATGAGCAACCCTTCGGCTCGTTCTGCGACGAAAGTAAAAAAAGGAGATTCCTTGGAAGTAGTTATGGTTCTAAAACAAGACGTAACTGCAAAAAAAGAAGGGCCTCACTGGGTTCTTGTTCGAACCAAATCAAAACAAGAAGGATACATTACTCAAGATTTACTTTCACCAAACAAACCTGCAGTTAAGTCAAGAAATACAGAGGGACTTTCTTTAGATTTGTCTTCCCTTTCTGGAAGAGTATCAGAGGCATCGAACACGAGTTATTCTGAGTCAAAAAAAGGAAAGGATATGTGGGTAGAGGCAAGTTCTCTAAATATGAGAGGAGAACCTGATGTGAATGCCTACGTTGTTGCAAGATTACCCAAGGCCATTAAAGTCAAAATCGAATCATCCACTGTCGCGGAAGAAACCATCGATGGAATCACATCAAATTGGCATCAAATATCATCTGCTTATGGAAACGGTTGGGTATTCGGTGGGTATTTGAGTTCTTCAGAAGTGGTCTCTTACGATGTCCAACCAGGTGAAATCTCCTACCCTCAAGAAAACCCTGACGAACTAAAGAACGGAGAGAAACGATATGTTCGCTCCACAAGTTTACGAATGCGAGACGAACCTAACGATTATGGTTCAGTGGTTACCACAATTGTTGGTGATGAAAAAATCAAAATCATTGATACAAAAAAAGAAATCGAAACCATTGGAGGAGTTCGTTCCAAATGGATCTACGTTTCTTGGAATGACGAATGGGAAGGTTGGGTCTTCGGCGGATTTGTTTCCAAAGAACGCGGACCTCTCGTTGAAAATGATGATATCTCTAAATACTTTCAAATTCCTGTTGATAACGATCGTTATGTATCTTCCAATTTTGGAACCAGAGTGGATCCTGTAACAGGGAAGGTTGGTGCTTTTCATTCAGGAATCGATTTACCTGCATCCATTGGTACACCCATAAAAGCCGTGAGTGATGGGAAGGTATGGAGAACCATTACAACTAGCGGTGGTTATGGGATGCTTACCATCCTAAGCCATAAAAACAATATATTCACCTACTATGCGCACCAAAACGAACGCCAAGTAAAAGAAGGTGACAGTGTCCGATCTGGCGATATCATTGGTCAGGTTGGAAACACCGGCAAATCCACCGGCCCACATTTACATTTTGAAGTTAGGAAAGGCCCTGACCAACAAGCGTTGGATCCAGATGCTTATTTACCCAAATGA
- a CDS encoding radical SAM protein has product MFKSFSHIYIEEGIKDHIRTKEILAKFPNAIPVLIRHYKDSFNRNSQNFRIQKETPKLILAEKKVQFLYPGSDFSPNFSHPHFYYNTLALNCIYDCEYCYLQGMFPSANLVLFVNWEDFFSATKDFLDQNKSLYLALSYDTDLLALESFFPATKAWLKFAESQPNLSLEIRTKSTNYSQIAKSAPNPNVILAWTLSPQTIIETIEHGTPSLQARLKSINHAIRDGWKVRICIDPILRVPNWQTHYQSLADTLGKELKTEGLADISIGGFRMNIDFLKRMVDVRKDSSILFHAFEKKDKIVSYSKLETEEILELMSLALNKHFSPSQIKVSYS; this is encoded by the coding sequence ATGTTTAAATCATTCTCTCATATATACATTGAAGAAGGGATCAAAGACCACATCCGCACCAAAGAGATTTTAGCTAAATTTCCCAATGCCATACCAGTTTTGATTCGGCATTATAAAGATAGTTTTAATCGTAACTCCCAAAACTTTCGCATCCAAAAAGAAACCCCTAAGTTGATTTTGGCCGAAAAAAAAGTCCAATTTTTATACCCTGGAAGTGATTTTTCACCTAACTTCTCTCATCCGCACTTTTACTACAATACCCTAGCACTCAATTGTATTTATGATTGTGAATACTGTTATTTACAAGGAATGTTTCCTTCCGCAAATCTCGTGTTATTTGTGAATTGGGAAGATTTTTTTTCTGCTACAAAAGATTTTTTGGATCAAAATAAATCACTTTATCTCGCCTTATCCTATGACACTGACCTTTTGGCATTGGAATCTTTTTTCCCAGCTACCAAGGCATGGCTAAAGTTTGCGGAATCGCAGCCTAATTTAAGTTTAGAGATCCGAACAAAGTCAACTAACTACAGTCAAATTGCCAAATCTGCCCCAAACCCCAATGTGATTTTAGCATGGACCTTGAGTCCCCAAACCATCATTGAAACCATCGAACATGGAACCCCGTCTTTACAAGCTAGACTAAAATCCATAAACCATGCCATCCGCGACGGTTGGAAAGTACGTATCTGTATTGATCCGATTCTACGAGTTCCCAACTGGCAAACCCATTACCAATCGTTAGCCGATACATTAGGGAAAGAACTAAAAACAGAAGGCCTTGCTGACATTAGTATTGGTGGGTTTCGGATGAATATTGATTTTCTGAAGAGGATGGTGGATGTCAGAAAGGACTCTTCCATTTTATTTCATGCTTTTGAAAAAAAAGATAAAATAGTTTCTTATTCAAAATTAGAAACAGAAGAAATTTTAGAACTGATGTCATTGGCCTTAAACAAACATTTTTCTCCTTCTCAAATAAAAGTAAGTTATTCCTGA
- a CDS encoding adenylate/guanylate cyclase domain-containing protein produces MIYILFGIGLLFVSILYWIFSLYKQKEEKDNAITVFQAELSLLKEDLAKKEKELINTKSISEEFSDKLVDSYSQLSDLDGLLREINSASDLKDILKILGRYIREKFRVPHYLLYVYKEEVEALEFFHSNFPDELTEKVKEEIMGRKIPVSDSYVTMYAHAYVRKRKRSFYIQDFESYKTEGIELANKQSANLKSLLIVPLYLRNKFIGTLDLLDYSGIFELTEQQLNQIKIIADYIAGTIETGYLLNELKQGNITIQREKENIETNRLKLENLHRFNRKINSFSQIEDITREVFSYLKINHRVELGFILLVDPKTNALVPLMEGAEVFNKGLLVTNFLRTFRPILSPNIGSLFRTYQKQKPVYLKKSIKWRQLSMIDTSIVDSFKLELFGQIPLVVQGQTIGIICVTRLTREQDWTKDEFGEIISFCEQVAGAIHNANLRRDLEKEREKTLHFIRNILPGDLADELIERGEVAPMEYESVSILFTDFKNFTLAAESLSPEDLIEQLDGCFSQFDDIAVRHNFEKLKTIGDSYMAAGGIPQGNFTHPVDACLFAMEIKAFMTQIRSFKQMLGQDFWEIRIGIHTGPVVAGVVGKTKFAYDVWGDAVNTASRMESSGDAGEINLSETTYDKVKRFFECEYRGKVKAKNKGELGMYFLKRLRPEFSRDAEGMVPNQIFLDLYKNLQIGAKIIYRQTGS; encoded by the coding sequence ATGATCTATATACTTTTTGGCATTGGTCTTCTGTTTGTAAGTATTCTATATTGGATCTTTTCTTTATACAAACAAAAAGAAGAAAAGGACAATGCGATCACAGTGTTTCAAGCTGAATTGAGTTTACTCAAAGAAGACTTAGCAAAGAAAGAAAAAGAACTGATCAATACCAAATCTATCTCAGAAGAATTCTCTGACAAATTGGTTGATTCCTATAGTCAACTTTCTGATTTAGATGGCTTACTTCGAGAAATCAACTCTGCTTCTGACCTAAAAGATATTCTCAAAATCTTAGGTCGTTATATCAGAGAAAAATTCAGAGTCCCCCACTACCTATTGTATGTTTACAAAGAAGAAGTAGAAGCTTTAGAATTTTTTCATAGTAACTTTCCTGATGAACTTACAGAAAAAGTGAAAGAAGAAATTATGGGACGAAAGATTCCCGTTTCTGATTCCTATGTAACGATGTATGCCCACGCTTATGTTCGTAAACGCAAAAGAAGCTTTTATATCCAGGATTTTGAGTCCTATAAAACAGAAGGTATCGAACTTGCCAATAAACAATCGGCGAATTTAAAATCCCTCCTCATTGTTCCACTCTACTTACGAAACAAATTCATTGGGACACTCGATTTATTAGATTATTCAGGAATTTTCGAACTCACCGAACAACAATTAAATCAAATCAAAATCATAGCCGATTACATTGCGGGAACAATTGAAACCGGTTACCTCCTAAATGAACTCAAACAAGGTAACATTACCATCCAAAGAGAAAAAGAGAATATTGAAACCAACCGATTGAAGTTAGAAAACTTACATCGATTCAATCGCAAAATAAACTCATTTTCGCAAATAGAAGATATCACCAGAGAGGTTTTTTCCTATCTCAAAATCAACCATCGTGTGGAACTAGGGTTCATACTACTTGTGGATCCAAAAACGAATGCTCTTGTTCCCCTCATGGAAGGTGCAGAAGTTTTTAATAAAGGACTTCTTGTAACTAATTTCCTGAGAACCTTTCGACCCATTCTATCACCAAACATCGGTTCTCTTTTTAGAACTTACCAAAAACAAAAACCTGTTTATTTAAAAAAATCGATCAAATGGAGACAATTGTCTATGATTGATACATCCATTGTAGACAGTTTCAAATTAGAACTCTTTGGGCAAATTCCACTTGTTGTTCAAGGGCAAACCATTGGAATCATTTGTGTCACTCGTCTCACAAGAGAACAAGATTGGACTAAAGACGAATTCGGAGAAATTATCTCATTTTGTGAACAAGTTGCTGGTGCCATCCACAATGCAAACCTTAGGCGAGATTTAGAAAAAGAAAGAGAAAAAACTCTACACTTTATCCGAAACATTTTACCGGGAGATTTGGCAGACGAATTGATAGAAAGAGGAGAAGTCGCTCCTATGGAATATGAATCGGTGAGTATTCTATTTACCGATTTCAAAAACTTTACGTTGGCAGCAGAATCTCTTTCTCCAGAAGATCTCATTGAACAATTGGATGGTTGTTTTTCACAGTTTGATGATATAGCTGTTCGCCATAACTTTGAAAAATTAAAAACCATCGGCGACTCCTATATGGCGGCAGGAGGGATTCCTCAAGGGAATTTCACTCATCCAGTAGATGCTTGCCTTTTCGCTATGGAAATCAAAGCCTTTATGACTCAGATCAGGTCCTTTAAACAAATGTTAGGTCAAGATTTCTGGGAAATCCGAATTGGTATCCATACGGGACCAGTGGTTGCGGGTGTAGTTGGAAAAACTAAATTTGCTTACGATGTATGGGGAGATGCAGTGAATACTGCAAGTCGGATGGAAAGCTCAGGTGACGCTGGCGAAATCAATCTTTCAGAAACCACATATGATAAAGTGAAACGGTTCTTTGAATGCGAATATAGAGGAAAGGTCAAAGCCAAAAACAAAGGTGAGCTTGGAATGTATTTTTTAAAACGGCTTCGCCCTGAATTTTCAAGAGATGCAGAGGGAATGGTTCCCAACCAAATCTTTTTGGACTTATATAAAAATCTACAGATCGGTGCCAAAATCATCTATAGGCAAACTGGTTCTTAG
- a CDS encoding ankyrin repeat domain-containing protein → MKHNLITFSFILLLISFSSSFAQENLTEPTSVTAVAPDMVQILSKGNVKEFETAITNGGDINASDESGKTLLVLAVEKNKPKHFEILLNQGADLNKRDLSGKTLLHYVVTSRFTNQIKPLVEKGADLNAYDADGNTALHVAVLKANLAVQKLLVESKADVNLRNNPRKSPLYLAFEKSKIDSITYLLQNGADINLPDLTGRTPIFVSIDQKNLKLLNLSLDSNGNPNTEDTKSIHPIVFAIERGFTQGLEVLLNRGADVNVKTPDGESLLFYAVEKKNLTAVNLLLKKGLAVDSKNLGGKTLFELALQKNDTNLLKLVLDAGANPNQILSTNKNPLEESIEASKWSVAEILIQKNADVMTPNASGYLPIHLASRKSGQKIVEELVKKNVPVDVLNQKTNETSLSLALENKQVSIAKFLLSKKANPNHKQKDGSSLIFSTIERKDAEAFKLLATAGADLQSLNEEGENLITTVCKLEIEKKEQKFADETIKLLITKGVNTNTKNKRGLSALHIALNRNRIDTMSQLITLGADPNLTDNNGLTVLHKAIQKFLSSRENMQTESYKKLVLFLVERRANLNQQDKLGKTILSELAIQYDPGKSDSILELARVFVLNGGDSKIEDKTGKSPLEYAEDKRIPELIEIYRGL, encoded by the coding sequence ATGAAACATAATCTGATTACTTTTAGTTTTATCCTTTTACTCATTTCTTTTAGTAGCAGTTTTGCTCAAGAAAACTTAACCGAACCCACATCCGTAACTGCTGTCGCCCCCGATATGGTGCAAATTCTATCGAAAGGGAATGTAAAGGAATTTGAAACAGCGATCACCAATGGGGGAGACATCAATGCTAGTGACGAATCGGGAAAAACTCTCCTTGTACTTGCGGTGGAAAAAAACAAACCCAAACATTTTGAGATCTTACTGAACCAAGGAGCCGATCTCAACAAACGAGATCTATCCGGTAAAACATTGTTACACTATGTAGTGACATCTCGTTTCACAAACCAAATCAAACCCCTTGTAGAAAAAGGGGCCGACCTGAATGCCTACGATGCAGATGGAAATACCGCATTACACGTTGCCGTTCTAAAAGCTAATCTCGCCGTACAGAAGTTACTTGTAGAAAGCAAGGCCGATGTAAATTTAAGAAACAATCCAAGAAAATCTCCACTTTACTTAGCCTTTGAAAAATCAAAAATAGATTCCATCACCTACCTGCTTCAAAATGGGGCAGACATCAACCTTCCCGACTTAACGGGTCGCACACCAATTTTTGTTTCTATTGATCAAAAAAATTTAAAACTTCTAAACTTAAGTCTGGATTCCAACGGAAATCCCAATACAGAAGATACCAAGTCCATACACCCGATTGTATTTGCTATTGAAAGAGGGTTTACCCAAGGTTTGGAAGTTCTTTTGAACCGAGGTGCAGACGTAAATGTTAAAACACCAGATGGAGAATCCCTACTTTTTTATGCTGTAGAAAAGAAAAACCTAACAGCCGTCAACTTACTCCTCAAAAAAGGATTAGCTGTAGATTCTAAAAATCTGGGCGGGAAAACTCTATTTGAACTCGCTTTACAAAAAAACGATACTAATCTCTTAAAACTTGTTTTGGATGCGGGTGCTAATCCCAACCAAATACTATCCACAAATAAAAATCCATTAGAAGAATCCATTGAAGCATCCAAGTGGTCCGTCGCAGAAATTCTCATCCAGAAGAATGCGGATGTAATGACACCTAACGCTTCAGGATACCTTCCGATTCATTTAGCTTCTAGAAAATCAGGGCAAAAAATTGTAGAAGAGTTGGTGAAAAAAAATGTTCCAGTAGATGTTTTGAACCAAAAAACTAACGAAACATCACTCTCATTAGCTTTAGAAAATAAACAAGTATCCATTGCAAAGTTTCTTTTATCAAAAAAAGCAAATCCCAACCACAAACAAAAAGATGGCTCCAGTTTGATTTTTTCAACCATTGAAAGGAAGGATGCTGAAGCTTTTAAACTTTTGGCCACGGCGGGTGCAGATCTCCAATCGTTAAACGAAGAAGGGGAAAATTTAATCACTACAGTTTGCAAATTGGAGATTGAAAAAAAAGAACAAAAGTTTGCAGATGAAACAATCAAACTATTGATTACAAAAGGTGTAAACACTAACACAAAAAACAAACGCGGATTAAGTGCTCTTCACATTGCCCTCAACAGAAATCGTATAGACACCATGTCTCAACTCATAACCTTAGGTGCTGACCCCAACCTAACAGACAACAATGGGCTTACTGTTTTACACAAAGCGATTCAAAAGTTTTTATCCTCTAGAGAGAATATGCAAACAGAAAGTTATAAGAAATTAGTACTATTCCTAGTAGAAAGAAGAGCGAACTTAAACCAACAGGATAAATTAGGGAAAACTATACTTTCCGAACTAGCA